A window of the Butyricimonas virosa genome harbors these coding sequences:
- a CDS encoding HipA domain-containing protein translates to MCNCLYCYRPLLKGERDMHTACIKKFFGTTTLPVLDYTTEQLDQLALQIIQDQTSLTGVQPKLSLHLNEHEGNKRLTIVGLWGGYICKPQTSQYEMMPEVEDLTMHLAEVARIEVVPHTLMRMADDTLCYLTRRIDRTAAGEKIAMEDMCQLTERQTEHKYKSSYERIGKAVLKYSSLPKMDVTNFFELVLFSWLTGNNDMHLKNFSLYEVADMIRLTPAYDLLNAAIVNPKDDEELALTLNGRKKKLQREDFIRSAATLGIENVIVERLINKYIKLLPKFEAVIQNSFLSAELKEKYGELLKERLARLSIKAVKR, encoded by the coding sequence ATGTGTAATTGTTTATATTGTTATCGTCCGCTCTTAAAGGGGGAAAGGGATATGCACACGGCTTGCATAAAAAAGTTCTTCGGAACAACAACATTGCCTGTTCTTGATTATACGACAGAACAACTTGATCAGCTTGCTCTGCAAATCATTCAAGACCAAACCTCTTTGACCGGTGTTCAGCCGAAATTATCATTGCATTTGAATGAGCATGAGGGCAACAAACGATTGACTATTGTCGGGCTATGGGGCGGTTATATTTGTAAGCCACAGACCTCGCAATATGAAATGATGCCTGAGGTCGAGGATTTAACCATGCACCTTGCAGAGGTGGCACGTATTGAGGTAGTTCCTCATACGCTGATGCGGATGGCAGATGATACGCTATGCTATCTTACCCGTCGGATTGACAGGACTGCTGCCGGAGAGAAGATTGCGATGGAAGATATGTGCCAACTGACCGAAAGGCAAACAGAGCATAAATACAAAAGTAGCTATGAACGTATCGGCAAGGCTGTTTTGAAATACTCGTCTTTGCCTAAAATGGATGTTACCAATTTCTTTGAGTTGGTGCTTTTCTCTTGGTTGACAGGAAATAACGACATGCACTTGAAAAACTTCTCTTTGTATGAGGTGGCGGATATGATACGTTTGACCCCTGCTTACGATTTGCTGAATGCGGCTATCGTCAATCCTAAGGATGACGAAGAGTTGGCATTAACCTTGAATGGTCGGAAGAAAAAACTTCAAAGAGAGGATTTTATTAGGTCAGCAGCCACGCTGGGTATAGAGAATGTGATTGTAGAACGGTTGATAAATAAGTATATCAAACTATTGCCCAAGTTTGAAGCTGTCATTCAAAACTCTTTTCTAAGTGCTGAATTAAAGGAAAAGTATGGCGAATTGTTGAAGGAACGGCTTGCGAGGCTTTCTATAAAGGCTGTAAAACGGTAA
- a CDS encoding HipA N-terminal domain-containing protein: protein MRQAHIFYKDQLAGILTENDAGYEFCYLPEYLSLETAKSVSLTLPLQGEAYTSPVLFPFFDGLIPEGWLLDVALRNTDISILDRMSLLLICCKDCIGAVSVIPLEEKEGNHV, encoded by the coding sequence ATGAGACAAGCACATATATTTTATAAAGACCAATTGGCTGGTATTCTGACAGAAAACGATGCTGGGTATGAGTTCTGCTATTTGCCGGAATACCTCTCTCTTGAAACGGCAAAGTCTGTTAGTCTGACATTGCCTTTACAAGGCGAAGCATATACAAGTCCTGTGCTGTTTCCATTTTTCGATGGTTTGATTCCTGAAGGATGGCTGTTGGATGTTGCATTGCGGAATACAGACATCAGTATTCTTGACCGGATGTCGTTGTTGCTGATATGCTGCAAGGATTGTATTGGAGCTGTAAGCGTTATTCCTTTAGAAGAAAAGGAGGGAAACCATGTGTAA
- a CDS encoding helix-turn-helix transcriptional regulator: MNNLSTTVKMLRKQYNLTQEELSLKSGVGLRFVRDLEQGKETLRLDKVNQLLDFFNYEMVATQKTVNNETSTYIL, encoded by the coding sequence ATGAATAATCTTTCTACTACGGTCAAAATGTTGCGAAAGCAATATAATCTGACGCAAGAAGAACTTTCGTTGAAGTCGGGAGTAGGATTACGCTTTGTGCGAGACTTAGAACAAGGCAAAGAAACGCTACGTCTTGATAAAGTGAATCAGCTTCTTGACTTTTTCAATTATGAAATGGTAGCCACTCAAAAAACAGTAAACAATGAGACAAGCACATATATTTTATAA
- the msrA gene encoding peptide-methionine (S)-S-oxide reductase MsrA — MGKTDEEKIAGFLHDVVEDTDYTFDDLLRAGIPVGVVNALRLLMHEPGTDYDAYVQAIIDSGNPIALQVKYNDLQHNFARRKAYPDLQAKHGKALERVKAAIEEYSKVELYHASSDENVEVGIFACGCFWGTQHQFAKQKGVKRTLAGYTGGEEAFPSYADVRDHKTHHVEAVIVEFDPTVVSYESLCKLFFEIHDPAQTDGVGTDIGSQYRSCIFYRNEPQRQVAEYVMQLLRDKGDEVNTLLLPESQFYIGEAYHQRYYDKTGGEPYCHIRRRKF; from the coding sequence ATGGGGAAGACTGACGAAGAAAAGATTGCCGGTTTTCTGCACGATGTGGTGGAAGACACTGATTACACGTTTGATGATTTGCTCCGTGCAGGTATTCCTGTCGGTGTGGTGAATGCCCTCCGATTGTTGATGCACGAGCCGGGAACGGATTATGACGCCTATGTGCAAGCCATCATCGACTCTGGTAACCCCATTGCCTTGCAAGTGAAGTACAACGACCTGCAACACAACTTCGCACGCAGAAAAGCCTATCCCGACCTTCAAGCCAAACACGGAAAAGCGTTGGAGAGGGTGAAGGCTGCTATCGAAGAGTATTCAAAAGTGGAACTTTACCACGCATCTTCGGATGAGAATGTAGAGGTCGGAATCTTTGCGTGTGGCTGCTTTTGGGGTACTCAACATCAGTTTGCCAAACAAAAAGGGGTGAAGCGTACGTTGGCGGGTTATACCGGTGGTGAAGAGGCGTTCCCATCGTATGCCGATGTGCGTGACCACAAGACCCATCACGTGGAAGCTGTCATTGTAGAGTTCGACCCGACGGTTGTCTCCTACGAAAGCCTCTGCAAACTCTTCTTTGAAATACACGACCCCGCACAGACAGATGGGGTAGGTACGGACATCGGGTCGCAATACCGTAGTTGCATCTTCTACAGAAACGAACCGCAACGTCAAGTAGCCGAGTACGTGATGCAGCTGCTCCGCGACAAAGGCGATGAAGTGAACACGCTGTTGCTGCCCGAAAGTCAGTTCTACATTGGCGAAGCGTATCACCAGCGTTATTACGACAAGACAGGTGGTGAGCCGTATTGCCATATTAGGAGGAGGAAGTTTTAA
- a CDS encoding ATP-binding protein produces MRYLNKVVFVNSAHVPYAEVKVDGNVHFIGTQGVGKSTLLRAILFFYNADKMRLGIPKEKKNFDAFYLPFANSYIVYEVMRENGAYTVVVTKSMGRAAFRFVDAPYRKEWFVNERNEVAADWSEIRVRISDSGYNASSLVTGYDMFRDIIFGNNRKPELLQFRKYAIVESAHYQNIPRTIQNVFLNSKLDADFIKDTIIQSMDDNEFVIDLSYYRNQIETFEQEYDDVMLWMKQDKNGVVPVRKQAERVIKGYRTLLYSKKQIEDGRAELNYAEKDARRRFPELDEQIDLLNKEVERYTRLLGEEREKFNRERDKLNQQKGSIDADLQKIKSKRRYYEQERIEEVIAKVCKEPALKYELESLNKVYHELTGTYDDIMGKYRQLEQTLDTEFAKFDNETKNRILYQKEELNMRISVLQKKHYEQTDEIRAVYEEKLKTLSDSKEMLLEEISTLKQRKTKIKYTVHYQCEIEDCSERLNALSTEERNTSVRVERMKLEGDRFRQKSAEEVGKLEKEWEAKIEIVVRHRKQLDTDIESLRHLIENSKGSFCEWLDKNKPGWQENIGKIADEKQILYNRHLSPELVADGGNTFFGVTLNLTEVERDLRSPEQLQAEWDAKSSERDADTQQLVQLNEGKEKETEAVRKKYRKQISALSDEMHLLEVQLQQYPVQQKNLQAERASLQRKEDEWKKEQLAEIEIAIGRKEKERQKCNDAEAVLKQEREKRIIQIAEELRKVEKRERTAVDADVQLIEKELANHRLEMKVRKQELLRQQKDELNGKGADTAAIDTYKAKIDTIAAELEYIAKKQPLVWSYEKDKQELFDRELDLRAEKKNNEQHLTDLNEKYVLRKKRLSDQCEDTTNKMRTRCGERDALKKDMDVLENFRKDKNFSPPESYTSCELATKKTCGVIVDELKSLIISLKTDTDNFKKSVNLFNSNFTARNTFSFPQALASDADYMDFASNLCEFIDNNKIAEYQNRISERYVNILRRISKETGELTRSESLIHKTIKDINEDFIKRNFAGVIRSIELRPLQSNDKLMLLLLEMKKFNDENAFNMGAVDLFSQDLRADVNLHAVKYLNAFSKLLKDEPSRKNLVVSDSFNLQFRVMENDNDTGWVEKIANVGSDGTDILVKAMVNIMLINVFKEKASRKFGDFKVHCMMDEIGKLHPNNVKGILDFANCRNILLINSSPTTYNVEDYKYTCLLSKDAKSHTRIVPLLTRK; encoded by the coding sequence ATGAGGTATCTCAATAAAGTGGTGTTTGTGAACAGTGCCCACGTGCCGTATGCTGAGGTGAAGGTGGACGGAAATGTGCACTTTATCGGTACGCAAGGGGTGGGGAAGAGTACGTTGCTGCGTGCCATCCTCTTTTTCTACAATGCAGACAAGATGCGCCTCGGTATTCCGAAGGAGAAAAAGAACTTCGATGCGTTCTACCTGCCCTTTGCCAATTCGTACATCGTCTATGAAGTGATGCGTGAAAATGGTGCTTATACGGTGGTGGTGACGAAGTCGATGGGGCGGGCTGCTTTCCGCTTTGTGGATGCACCGTATCGGAAGGAGTGGTTTGTGAACGAACGGAACGAGGTGGCGGCGGATTGGAGCGAGATTCGTGTGCGTATTTCCGATTCCGGTTACAACGCATCATCGTTGGTGACCGGTTATGATATGTTTCGAGACATTATCTTCGGTAACAACCGGAAGCCTGAGTTGCTGCAATTCCGCAAATATGCCATTGTGGAGAGTGCGCATTATCAGAACATCCCCCGTACCATTCAGAATGTGTTCCTAAATTCTAAACTGGATGCCGACTTCATCAAAGATACCATCATTCAGTCTATGGACGACAATGAATTTGTTATCGATCTTAGTTACTACCGCAATCAGATAGAGACTTTCGAGCAGGAGTATGACGATGTGATGTTGTGGATGAAGCAAGACAAGAACGGGGTAGTGCCTGTCCGCAAGCAAGCCGAAAGGGTAATAAAAGGTTACCGGACGTTGCTCTATTCCAAAAAGCAAATCGAAGATGGCAGAGCCGAACTCAATTATGCCGAAAAGGATGCTCGCCGAAGATTTCCCGAACTGGACGAACAGATAGACTTGCTGAACAAGGAGGTGGAACGCTACACCCGTTTGTTGGGTGAAGAACGGGAGAAGTTCAATCGTGAGCGCGACAAGCTGAATCAGCAGAAGGGTAGTATCGATGCCGATTTACAGAAGATAAAGAGCAAGCGTAGATATTACGAACAAGAACGCATCGAAGAGGTCATCGCCAAAGTGTGCAAAGAACCTGCGTTGAAATACGAACTGGAGTCGTTGAACAAGGTGTATCACGAACTAACCGGTACTTACGATGACATTATGGGTAAGTACCGGCAACTCGAACAAACTCTTGATACCGAATTTGCCAAGTTCGATAACGAGACCAAGAACAGAATACTCTATCAGAAAGAAGAATTGAACATGCGTATTTCTGTTTTACAAAAGAAGCACTACGAGCAGACCGATGAAATCCGCGCCGTCTACGAAGAGAAGCTGAAAACCCTGTCCGATAGCAAAGAGATGTTGTTGGAAGAAATCTCTACTTTGAAGCAACGAAAGACGAAGATAAAATATACCGTTCATTACCAATGCGAGATAGAAGATTGTAGTGAACGTCTGAATGCTTTGTCTACAGAAGAAAGAAATACATCCGTGCGCGTGGAACGTATGAAGCTGGAGGGCGACCGTTTTCGACAGAAGTCGGCAGAGGAAGTGGGGAAGTTGGAGAAAGAGTGGGAAGCGAAGATAGAGATCGTTGTGCGGCACAGAAAGCAACTGGATACCGATATAGAATCGCTACGCCATTTGATAGAGAACAGCAAAGGTTCTTTCTGCGAATGGTTGGATAAGAACAAACCGGGTTGGCAGGAGAACATCGGTAAGATAGCCGACGAAAAGCAGATTCTTTATAACCGACATCTTTCACCGGAGTTGGTAGCCGATGGTGGTAACACCTTCTTTGGTGTGACGTTGAACCTGACCGAGGTGGAACGTGATTTGCGTTCTCCCGAACAACTGCAAGCCGAATGGGATGCCAAATCTTCGGAAAGAGATGCCGATACTCAGCAACTTGTTCAGTTGAACGAAGGGAAAGAGAAGGAGACGGAAGCTGTAAGAAAGAAGTATAGAAAGCAAATTTCTGCCCTCTCCGATGAGATGCACTTGCTTGAAGTGCAGTTGCAACAGTACCCTGTTCAGCAAAAGAACTTGCAAGCAGAACGTGCCTCTTTGCAACGGAAAGAGGATGAATGGAAGAAAGAACAACTTGCTGAAATAGAAATTGCCATTGGCAGAAAAGAGAAGGAACGGCAGAAATGTAACGATGCAGAAGCGGTATTGAAGCAAGAACGGGAGAAACGTATCATTCAAATCGCCGAAGAACTGCGCAAAGTAGAGAAACGAGAGCGTACTGCCGTAGATGCTGATGTGCAACTTATCGAGAAGGAACTTGCCAATCATCGCTTGGAGATGAAAGTGCGGAAGCAAGAACTGCTCCGTCAGCAGAAAGACGAACTGAACGGTAAAGGTGCGGACACTGCTGCTATCGATACTTACAAAGCGAAGATTGACACCATCGCTGCTGAACTGGAGTATATAGCCAAGAAGCAACCTTTGGTGTGGAGTTACGAGAAAGATAAGCAAGAGTTGTTTGACCGTGAGCTGGATTTGCGTGCGGAGAAGAAGAACAACGAACAACATCTGACTGATTTGAACGAGAAGTACGTTTTGCGGAAGAAGCGACTGTCCGACCAATGCGAGGATACCACCAACAAGATGCGTACCCGTTGCGGTGAGCGAGATGCTTTGAAGAAGGATATGGATGTGCTGGAGAATTTCCGCAAAGACAAGAATTTCTCTCCTCCCGAGTCGTACACTTCCTGCGAACTTGCCACCAAGAAGACATGTGGTGTGATAGTGGACGAATTGAAGAGCTTGATTATATCGTTGAAGACCGATACGGACAATTTCAAGAAGTCTGTCAATCTGTTCAATAGTAATTTCACCGCAAGAAATACGTTCAGTTTCCCGCAAGCACTTGCGAGCGATGCCGATTATATGGATTTTGCTTCCAACCTCTGCGAGTTTATCGACAACAACAAGATTGCCGAATATCAAAACCGCATCAGCGAGAGGTATGTGAACATCTTGCGCCGTATCTCCAAAGAGACAGGTGAACTGACCCGGAGCGAGAGCTTGATACACAAGACCATCAAAGACATCAATGAAGACTTCATCAAACGGAACTTTGCCGGAGTGATTCGTAGCATCGAACTGCGTCCCTTGCAGAGTAATGACAAACTGATGTTGCTGTTGTTGGAGATGAAGAAGTTTAATGATGAGAATGCGTTCAATATGGGTGCGGTGGATTTGTTTTCGCAAGATTTGCGTGCGGACGTCAATCTGCATGCCGTGAAATACCTGAATGCATTTAGTAAACTTTTGAAAGACGAACCGTCGCGGAAGAACCTTGTCGTGTCCGATTCGTTCAACTTGCAGTTCCGTGTGATGGAGAACGACAACGATACGGGTTGGGTGGAGAAGATTGCCAATGTAGGTTCGGATGGTACGGATATTTTGGTGAAGGCGATGGTCAACATTATGCTTATCAACGTGTTCAAAGAAAAAGCATCGAGGAAGTTTGGCGATTTCAAAGTGCATTGTATGATGGACGAAATTGGTAAGTTGCATCCCAACAACGTCAAAGGTATTCTCGACTTTGCCAACTGCCGCAACATCTTGCTGATAAACAGTTCGCCCACCACCTACAACGTGGAAGACTATAAATATACGTGCCTGTTGAGCAAAGATGCGAAGAGCCACACCCGGATAGTGCCGTTGCTCACCCGTAAGTAA
- a CDS encoding condensin complex protein MksE, with protein sequence MKYTEEIFNILSKGGFISSNSVSPAVKRYYDAIEEELAEYYEYYKGIGFYLEGGDGYYLFTRREAKVDLERKLEAAMKWIDYLSFLKTYDATFGPGFKFRPADIEVQISCQMELKEKAAKLFSDKKKYNEVVEKLVAELEKSGMIELENEHDSTYKVLTAFHYMENLVDCITISEELNDEVSQ encoded by the coding sequence ATGAAATATACCGAAGAAATATTCAATATACTGAGCAAAGGAGGGTTTATCTCCTCCAACAGCGTGTCGCCTGCCGTGAAACGCTACTACGATGCCATTGAAGAAGAGTTGGCAGAATACTACGAGTACTACAAAGGAATCGGTTTCTACTTGGAAGGTGGCGATGGTTATTACCTGTTTACGCGACGGGAAGCGAAGGTGGATTTGGAACGTAAGCTGGAAGCGGCGATGAAGTGGATAGACTACCTCAGTTTCCTGAAAACGTATGATGCTACGTTCGGTCCCGGTTTCAAGTTCCGTCCGGCAGACATCGAGGTGCAAATCAGTTGCCAGATGGAGTTGAAAGAGAAAGCCGCCAAACTATTCTCTGATAAGAAGAAGTACAACGAGGTGGTGGAGAAGCTGGTGGCGGAGTTGGAGAAGTCGGGTATGATAGAACTGGAAAACGAGCACGACAGCACGTATAAAGTATTAACCGCATTTCACTATATGGAGAACTTGGTGGATTGCATAACGATATCGGAGGAACTGAACGATGAGGTATCTCAATAA
- a CDS encoding ISAs1 family transposase produces the protein MDDKAEHGIVQDNGRNSNIVSAYSYNTGITLATEACREKGNEIKAIPQLIDKISISGKIVTADAMSMQKDIIDKIRKKGGDFQIELKANQRSLRYGVEDRLKGLTPAYSYTDGPELGHGRIETRTYRLFDGLAIICDKEKWGGNMTIIKYEADTIKKSSGAHTLEKRLYVSSLLQVLRRRVHWCASTGQ, from the coding sequence GTGGATGACAAAGCCGAACACGGCATCGTACAGGACAACGGGCGCAATTCTAATATTGTGTCCGCATATTCCTATAACACCGGCATCACATTGGCCACCGAAGCCTGCCGGGAGAAAGGCAATGAGATAAAAGCCATACCGCAGCTAATCGACAAAATCAGTATATCTGGAAAGATAGTCACTGCCGATGCGATGTCCATGCAAAAGGACATCATCGACAAGATCCGAAAGAAAGGGGGGGATTTCCAGATAGAACTGAAGGCAAACCAGCGTTCACTGCGTTATGGAGTGGAAGACAGGCTCAAAGGACTCACTCCGGCGTATTCTTATACGGATGGTCCGGAACTCGGACATGGCAGAATCGAGACTCGTACCTATCGGCTCTTTGACGGGCTTGCAATCATCTGTGACAAGGAAAAATGGGGAGGCAATATGACAATTATTAAATATGAAGCCGATACAATCAAGAAGTCATCAGGTGCCCATACCCTGGAAAAGCGTCTGTACGTGAGCAGCCTGCTACAAGTACTCCGGCGTAGGGTTCATTGGTGCGCATCCACTGGTCAATAG
- a CDS encoding transposase family protein, which produces MNKIKPLDQVLSIEADAHNQITKVVNKFGSQGSILHKLKEFSSSVPDFRRSGKGNLRHRLDDITMLMILGRASGCIGRAEIIEFGRHNLNKFSKMGMLRNGVLSEATLYRVDDGIDDLTMVDRMQ; this is translated from the coding sequence ATGAATAAAATCAAGCCACTCGATCAAGTTCTTTCGATTGAAGCGGATGCGCACAATCAGATTACGAAAGTAGTAAATAAATTCGGTTCACAAGGAAGCATCTTGCACAAACTGAAGGAATTTTCCTCATCTGTCCCTGATTTTAGAAGGTCAGGCAAAGGAAATCTTCGTCACAGGCTCGATGACATCACCATGTTGATGATTCTCGGCCGTGCATCGGGGTGCATTGGACGTGCCGAGATTATAGAGTTCGGCAGACACAACCTCAACAAATTCAGTAAGATGGGCATGCTAAGGAACGGTGTCCTTTCCGAAGCGACCCTTTACCGTGTGGATGACGGCATTGACGATCTGACCATGGTTGACAGGATGCAGTGA
- a CDS encoding carboxypeptidase-like regulatory domain-containing protein — MKTKSLIVLVTSVVIAVITCSFTMKSDTQWITVSGYVDNTNGDVISQVDVTCTLNRDNTQLSKTQTDPEGYYSIQVRQSESCTLSFSHANYVPQDKIVSSNTDIDDMNVTLRSQEE; from the coding sequence ATGAAAACGAAATCATTAATCGTATTAGTAACAAGCGTTGTGATTGCAGTGATCACGTGTAGCTTCACGATGAAAAGTGATACGCAATGGATAACTGTTTCCGGTTATGTTGACAACACCAATGGAGATGTTATAAGTCAGGTTGATGTAACCTGTACTTTAAACAGAGACAATACCCAATTAAGCAAAACTCAGACCGATCCAGAGGGCTATTACTCTATCCAAGTAAGACAATCAGAGTCCTGTACATTAAGCTTTAGCCACGCTAACTATGTTCCACAAGACAAAATAGTGTCTTCTAACACTGACATAGATGATATGAATGTGACATTACGTTCCCAAGAGGAATAA
- a CDS encoding helix-turn-helix domain-containing protein produces MKTEIDLYVIAKVREYRLKAKHTQESLSYTLGYTRTFISNFENGPKKYNINQLNKIAKVLKCSPKDFLPQDPL; encoded by the coding sequence ATGAAAACAGAGATAGATTTATATGTAATTGCTAAGGTACGTGAATACAGATTAAAGGCTAAGCATACCCAAGAATCTCTTTCTTATACTTTAGGGTATACTCGAACATTTATTAGTAATTTCGAAAATGGTCCTAAGAAATATAATATCAATCAGCTGAATAAGATCGCTAAAGTTCTTAAATGTTCTCCTAAAGATTTTCTGCCACAAGACCCATTGTAA